The following are from one region of the Lodderomyces elongisporus chromosome 7, complete sequence genome:
- the GBP2 gene encoding g-strand binding protein, with protein MDKMDRSRSPVRDRAGGDDAGQHASATGGSGRESYGRRDYNSSGSSYRGGYRGGGSSRGGSRYDRGRGGYDRGRDYSRNFNSAGAGAGAGAGMSSGSGEHSFRSKSDRNYDNSVFIGNVPFDATPRDIESIFKGEFEIVRADIVTKNGRSRGMATVEFKNKDGVTNAINKYDHSEFQGREIFVRQDYPPPEKKSFERDGDKGGRSGRGERGGRGGYNDSYNGRGREAGAGGAYSGYGGRGGRGGYGNDRGGYGGRAEYKPPPPPATPGTEVFVGNLPFSVNWQALKDLMREAGQVIRADVRLDDWGRSRGFGTVVFATPEEADKAVNMFQGYSLDGRVLDTRHGRSTAVSTGERFGGAGGFRQSGERNTEFTEGVTGGNEEPSETIFVENLPFSTQNDDLFDLFETVGRVTKAEIQYQADGRASGNAVVQFELAELSDKAIQELNDYEYGGRRLQISYAHRPNASSSTSSTSNANSTTTAAAGTESTGGNDDDNSNADSGGFEDTDVVVEDAPDNNTADPVDDDSTPVE; from the exons ATGGA TAAAATG GACCGTTCGCGTTCACCCGTGAGAGATAGAGCTGGAGGTGACGATGCAGGACAACATGCATCTGCTACTGGTGGTAGTGGGAGAGAATCATATGGGAGAAGAGACTATAACAGCTCTGGTTCTTCATACCGAGGCGGTTATAgaggtggtggtagtagccGGGGTGGTAGTAGATATGACCGTGGCAGAGGAGGTTATGATCGGGGCAGAGACTATTCCAGAAATTTCAACTCAGCTGGGGCTGGGGCCGGGGCCGGGGCTGGAATGTCATCAGGAAGCGGCGAACACTCTTTCCGTTCAAAATCAGATAGGAATTATGACAACTCAGTATTCATAGGAAATGTTCCCTTTGATGCAACTCCCAGAGATATTGAATCGATCTTCAAAGGAGAGTTTGAAATCGTCAGAGCCGATATTGTCACCAAAAATGGAAGGTCCAGAGGTATGGCCACAGTTGagtttaaaaataaagatggtGTTACAAATGCCATTAACAAGTATGACCACTCAGAATTCCAGGGAAGAGAAATTTTTGTCAGACAAGACTACCCACCACCTGAGAAGAAGCTGTTTGAGCGTGATGGTGATAAAGGCGGGAGAAGCGGAAGAGGTGAAAGAGGTGGAAGGGGTGGATATAATGACTCCTACAATGggagaggaagagaagCTGGAGCTGGAGGGGCATACAGTGGATACGGTGGCCGCGGAGGCCGCGGAGGCTATGGCAATGATCGTGGTGGATATGGCGGTAGAGCCGAATACAagcctcctcctcctccggCTACGCCTGGTACCGAGGTGTTTGTTGGAAACTTGCCCTTTTCTGTCAATTGGCAAGCTTTGAAGGATCTCATGAGGGAGGCTGGTCAAGTCATCCGTGCAGATGTTCGTTTAGACGACTGGGGAAGATCGCGAGGATTTGGAACAGTTGTTTTTGCCACCCCAGAAGAAGCCGATAAAGCCGTTAATATGTTTCAAGGTTATAGCTTGGATGGAAGAGTTTTGGACACTAGACACGGACGTTCCACTGCTGTGTCGACTGGAGAGAGATTCGGAGGAGCAGGTGGATTCCGCCAGAGCGGAGAAAGGAATACAGAATTTACTGAAGGAGTTACAGGAGGAAACGAGGAGCCATCAgaaacaatttttgttgaaaatttgCCGTTTAGTACCCAAAACGAtgatttgtttgatttatttgagACTGTGGGAAGAGTTACTAAGGCTGAGATCCAGTACCAGGCCGATGGTAGGGCTAGTGGTAATGCAGTTGTGCAGTTTGAATTGGCAGAGTTGAGTGACAAGGCTATTCAAGAGTTGAATGATTACGAATATGGTGGTAGAAGACTTCAAATAAGTTACGCACATCGACCAAatgcatcatcatcaacatcatcaacatccaATGCTAACTCTACcactactgctgctgctggtaCTGAGTCGACTGGTggaaatgatgatgataattcTAATGCTGATTCTGGTGGTTTTGAGGATACCGATGTTGTCGTTGAAGATGCCCCCGATAACAATACTGCCGATCCCGTTGATGATGACTCTACACCAGTTGAATAA
- a CDS encoding uncharacterized protein (BUSCO:EOG09263817), whose product MGSEVEGNWDIVITSLQDIRNSSESLTFDSIYAHLAANFDDDEDNHVQETLVTLSTQELNKLEEEIIEHKANIATAKRLIDTSCENLQSLIESLQRQETKRQQKSKKAPESKSKSPGDTPVPSRNRAAAAAAAAATAVVGKAGKAGSAGKSAAGSNKGSGHSTASNGGSAGIGKKGKKLRKVGRSFWQSKYNPHEPIYVGSEVAFKLRNRVNEWIQCEVVKIIGDGVKFEIRDPEPDENNNPGQTFRANYKEVLLIPPDDETARELPHYAYGTKVLARYPDTTTYYAAIVVGHRKDGNVRLKFDGEEEVNKETEVTRRLVLPLPQK is encoded by the coding sequence ATGGGCTCAGAAGTGGAAGGAAACTGGGATATAGTGATAACTTCACTCCAAGATATTCGCAACTCAAGTGAATCACTCACGTTTGACTCCATATACGCTCACCTTGCTGCAAATTTcgacgatgatgaagacAATCATGTGCAAGAAACGCTTGTGACGCTTAGTACACAGGAACTAAACAAgctagaagaagaaattattGAGCACAAGGCAAATATAGCCACTGCAAAGAGACTTATTGATACGTCATGTGAGAATTTACAAAGTTTGATTGAATCTTTACAGCGacaggaaacaaaaagacaacaaaaatcaaaaaaagcaCCAGAGTCTAAATCCAAATCTCCAGGCGATACTCCTGTACCGTCCAGAAATAgagctgctgctgctgctgctgcggCTGCGactgctgttgttggtaaAGCTGGCAAGGCTGGCCTGGCTGGTAAAAGTGCTGCGGGCAGCAACAAGGGTAGCGGTCACTCTACAGCTAGTAATGGTGGGTCTGCGGGAATTGGTAAGAAGGGCAAGAAATTGCGTAAAGTTGGCCGTTCATTTTGGCAGTCGAAATACAATCCTCATGAACCGATATATGTCGGGTCCGAAGTTGCGTTCAAGTTGCGCAATCGTGTTAATGAATGGATTCAGTGTGAAGTGGTGAAGATTATTGGCGACGGAGTCAAGTTTGAAATACGAGATCCTGAGCCAGATGAGAATAATAATCCTGGTCAAACGTTCCGAGCCAATTACAAAGAAGTTTTATTAATTCCTCCAGATGATGAGACAGCGAGAGAGTTGCCCCACTACGCATATGGAACCAAAGTGCTAGCAAGGTATCCCGATACCACTACATACTATGCAGCTATTGTTGTAGGTCATAGAAAAGATGGTAATGTGCGGTTGAAGTTTGACGGTGAAGAAGAGGTTAATAAGGAGACTGAGGTGACGAGAAGATTGGTACTACCGTTGCCACAGAAGTAG
- the PGS1 gene encoding CDP-diacylglycerol--glycerol-3-phosphate 3-phosphatidyltransferase (BUSCO:EOG09261ICI): MISSVYNYFFNGNSSTSPPSSSRQYSTNNPAISDEQASQFHPRLATIFQQLDSIAPRFFLQKGEIEIIQEPTIFYETLKSKILSAKTRIFLSSLYIGKTQHELVSCLDKALAQNPDLQVSILTDCLRGTREAPNNTCSASLLVALEEKYTKRRVDIRMYHTPHLSGLTKSLTPKRINEGWGLQHMKLYGFDDEIILSGANLSQDYFTDRQDRYYLFKNKAITDYYYKIHNAISSISYQILHTTKLKQGFKLVWPTTNPTCEPHLNQQRFISDTSHLLSPLLKQHELKSFDEHRNHSDFDTVVYAVSQFTPLFPSNQDLSTEKPAVLRLLSYLDSPKIKWWFTAGYFNMLSEIQDRLINGQARGKVITASPKANSFYKSPGVSYYLPEAYLLFAKKFLEHVKRVGKEQLITVYEWQNGVVNTPGGWTYHAKGIWITVPEENDPSITIIGSSNYTKRAYSSDLESNAIIITKDETLKREMTKEIDHLMEHVTELTLDDFQPKQLPSPTLPQSEAVDSVIVQDVALNGEQQASVSQSSHGHPPKYAIDEDRKISYGVRLAVKILGGKL; encoded by the coding sequence ATGATCTCATCAGTCTATAACTACTTTTTCAACGGCAATTCTTCAACATCCCCACCTTCATCGTCTAGACAATACTCCACTAATAACCCTGCGATATCAGATGAGCAAGCTTCACAGTTCCATCCAAGGCTAGCCACTATCTTCCAGCAGTTGGACTCTATTGCTCCACGattctttttgcaaaaaggCGAAATAGAGATCATTCAGGAGCCCACAATATTTTACGAAACTttaaaaagcaaaattttATCGGCCAAGACCAGAATCTTTCTATCCAGTTTATATATCGGCAAGACACAACATGAGTTAGTCTCATGTTTGGATAAGGCCTTGGCACAAAACCCCGACTTGCAAGTGCTGATACTTACTGATTGTTTAAGAGGAACCCGCGAAGCTCCCAACAATACATGTTCGGCATCCCTCTTGGTTGCGTTGGAAGAAAAGTACACCAAGCGCAGAGTAGATATACGCATGTACCATACACCTCACTTGTCTGGATTAACAAAGAGCCTTACtccaaaaagaattaatGAAGGATGGGGCTTACAACACATGAAATTATATGGGTTTGACGATGAAATAATTCTCTCAGGAGCTAACCTTTCACAGGATTACTTTACCGATCGCCAGGACCGATACTACTTGTTTAAGAACAAGGCCATCACCGATTACTACTACAAGATTCACAATGCTATATCATCCATTTCATACCAGATCTTGCACACCACCAAACTCAAGCAAGGCTTCAAATTGGTGTGGCCAACAACAAACCCAACTTGTGAACCACACTTGAACCAACAAAGATTCATCAGTGACACCTCACACTTGTTGCTGCCTTTGCTCAAACAACATGAACTAAAGTCATTTGATGAACACCGCAACCACCTGGATTTTGACACTGTTGTTTACGCAGTTTCACAATTCACTCCGCTCTTTCCACTGAACCAAGACTTGTCCACTGAGAAACCAGCAGTCTTGCGTCTCTTATCTTACTTAGACTCCCCCAAGATCAAGTGGTGGTTTACTGCAGGATACTTTAATATGCTTTCGGAGATCCAGGACAGATTGATTAATGGCCAGGCAAGAGGTAAAGTCATCACGGCATCACCCAAAGCCAACTCATTCTACAAATCACCCGGTGTATCGTACTATCTCCCTGAGGCGTATTTGCTTTTCGCCAAGAAATTTCTTGAACATGTCAAGCGAGTTGGCAAGGAACAACTAATCACCGTGTATGAATGGCAAAACGGCGTGGTGAACACCCCAGGAGGCTGGACATACCACGCAAAGGGAATCTGGATCACAGTGCCAGAGGAAAACGATCCAAGTATAACCATTATCGGATCTTCAAACTATACAAAGAGAGCATACAGCTCCGACTTGGAGAGCAATGCGATAATCATTACAAAGGATGAGACATTGAAACGCGAGATGACTAAAGAAATAGACCATTTGATGGAGCATGTCACAGAGTTGACATTAGATGACTTTCAGCCCAAACAATTACCCAGTCCAACATTGCCACAATCGGAAGCGGTTGATTCGGTTATTGTTCAGGATGTTGCATTGAATGGTGAGCAGCAAGCGTCGGTGCTGCAACTGCTGCATGGACATCCACCAAAGTATGCAATTGATGAAGATCGAAAGATTAGTTATGGTGTGCGTCTTGCAGTAAAGATCCTAGGTGGAAAACTATAG
- the FLU1_1 gene encoding Major facilitator super multidrug transporter flu1, protein MSASNPTAVDNSESLRSSASSTNGYSNNEDKNLAMENEEQEQDPEPLTDENFFTNDAANPQQLEAGQLNKFRTATDEMSEVESNIELQRRVTRQTLGYDDLVKTATSTSKPMPPMGNGRPFPPHPGSRDPYVVQFDGPDDPDHPKNYTLWRKLTYTAAVAMSALSVSMGSAMFAEATEELMVIYHIGTSVAALGTSLFVFGFAAGPVIYGPLSELFGRKIIMVPSCLGYTCFSFAVATAKDLQTIMICRFFAGFIGAAPLVVAPAVMADMFTARTRGTAITIFAMVLFGGPMLAPILGGFTVKNSALGWRWTSYFCGIIGAFALVLNAFVLQETHHPIILKRRAEELRRRTGNWGIYAPHEEITLDIKEICEKNIMRPLVMLFTEPIIFLISLYNAFIYGMLYLFLTALPLIFIGNYHWSQGVGELPYLSMLIGVFIGGGAIMFFEKRYNQKMDANGGKPVPEERLPPLMVGGFTFVIGMFWLGWSGAYAEHVHWIVPTIGAAFVGNGLMMIFLPCFNYIIDCYLLYAASALAGNTFIRSAFGAAFPLFARQMFVNMKIQWASTLLGCLGLAMIPVPFLFYKFGKRVRAHSKYAFVLE, encoded by the coding sequence ATGTCTGCCTCCAACCCTACTGCGGTGGACAACTCAGAGTCCCTCCGCTCATCCGCATCTTCTACAAATGGTTATAGCAACAACGAAGACAAGAACTTGGCCatggaaaatgaagaacaagaacaggACCCAGAACCTTTAACTGACGAAAACTTTTTCACAAACGATGCCGCTAACCCACAACAATTAGAGGCTGGgcaattgaacaaattcAGAACTGCTACCGACGAGATGTCCGAAGTCGAGTCCAATATCGAATTGCAAAGAAGAGTCACAAGACAGACCCTTGGCTACGATGACTTGGTGAAAACAGCCACGAGTACAAGTAAGCCAATGCCCCCAATGGGTAATGGCCGACCATTCCCACCGCACCCAGGCTCACGCGACCCTTATGTTGTGCAATTTGACGGACCAGATGACCCAGACCACCCAAAGAATTACACCTTGTGGAGAAAATTGACCTACACCGCAGCAGTCGCAATGAGTGCATTGAGTGTGAGTATGGGGTCAGCAATGTTTGCTGAAGCAACCGAGGAGTTGATGGTGATTTACCACATTGGTACCTCGGTTGCAGCCTTGGGTACGtcattgtttgtgtttggtTTCGCCGCAGGTCCCGTCATTTACGGTCCACTTTCAGAACTATTTGGAAGAAAAATCATTATGGTCCCCAGTTGTTTAGGATACACCTGTTTCTCATTTGCCGTTGCCACTGCTAAGGACTTGCAAACAATTATGATTTGTCGTTTCTTTGCTGGTTTCATTGGTGCAGCACCATTGGTGGTTGCCCCAGCAGTCATGGCCGATATGTTTACAGCAAGGACAAGAGGTACGGCAATCACGATTTTCGCCATGGTCTTGTTTGGTGGACCCATGTTGGCACCAATTTTGGGTGGTTTCACCGTCAAGAATAGTGCATTGGGATGGAGATGGACCTCATACTTTTGTGGAATCATTGGTGCTTTTGCCTTGGTTTTGAACGCCTTTGTATTGCAAGAAACCCATCATCCAATTATTTTGAAACGTAGAGCCGAGGAattgagaagaagaacaggaAACTGGGGAATTTACGCACCACACGAGGAAATCACATTGGACATCAAGGAAATTTGCGAAAAGAACATTATGAGACCATTGGTTATGCTTTTCACCGAGCCCATCATTTTCCTTATTAGTTTGTACAATGCGTTCATTTACGGTATGCTTTACTTATTCCTTACAGCATTGCCATTGATTTTCATTGGAAACTACCACTGGTCACAAGGAGTTGGTGAACTTCCATATTTATCAATGTTGATTGGTGTTTTCATTGGTGGAGGTGCAATCatgttttttgaaaagcGTTATAACCAAAAGATGGATGCAAATGGAGGCAAACCCGTTCCGGAAGAGAGGTTACCACCATTGATGGTTGGTGGTTTTACATTCGTCATTGGTATGTTTTGGCTTGGATGGAGTGGTGCGTACGCCGAACATGTGCACTGGATTGTGCCCACTATTGGTGCGGCATTTGTTGGTAATGGGCTCATGATGATCTTTTTACCATGCTTCAACTATATTATTGACTGTTACTTGCTCTACGCTGCCTCGGCGCTTGCAGGAAACACATTTATTAGATCTGCATTTGGAGCTGCATTCCCACTTTTCGCTAGACAAATGTTTGTTAATATGAAGATCCAATGGGCAAGTACACTTTTGGGATGTTTGGGCTTGGCTATGATTCCCGTaccctttttgttttacaaATTTGGTAAACGTGTTAGGGCCCACTCTAAGTATGCGTTTGTTTTAGAATAG